The genome window TCCTCTTCCTGCTCTCCCATCACATCGTCTGGTGGTCCTACTACTTCCCGCCGTACAGCATCCTGAATCCCCTCGCGATACCCACGAGCGCAACCTCCTCGGCCCTGACGGTCACTGCACCGTTCTCGCCTGTGACGGGGATGTCCCATGGCTTCGTCAACACCATTTGGGGCCCGTTGACTGTGGTACTCAACGGGGACGTCTTGGCGATCTTGGCAATTATAGGGACGACCTTCAAGCTATTGGAGAAGATACCCGAGAAGTTCAAGGAGAAGCTCGCTAGGGTGAGGCTGGGGGACTTCGTCGCCCTCCTGCTCCTGCTGGCCATATTGATAAGCGGGTACATGGCGACCCATCACCTCCCCTCTGGAGATATAGAGACCTACAAGTTCATGCTGGGCCTGCACATCCTCACCGCCGAGATCCTCGTGTTACTGCTGCCATTCACAAAGTTCTTCCACTTCGTGTTCAGCTTCTGGTACGGGAAGCTCCACGAGGCTTATGATCTGTGGAGGAGAGGGTTATGATAGAGGGAATTGAGAAGGCCATTGATACTGTGCTCTCCGATCTGGACTCGGTCACGTTACACTTCTTGGAGTCATGTGTCTCCTGCGGCATCTGCGCACCGTTCTGTCCCTACACAATAGCTGGCCCGATTTATGAGCCAGCGGACAAGGCGGAGGAGATGAGGTATATATACAGGAAGAAGATGACGATAGCTGGCAAGGTCCTAGGTCCTCTAGTGGGGGCTAAGTACCCCAAAGACGAGAAGGACTTGGATAGAATGATTAACATGGCCTACAGATGCGTCAACTGCAGGTACTGCTACCAGACCTGCGCCTTCGGGATATACAGCGGCAAACTGGTCATAATGCTGAGGAGGATCCTTGACAAGGTGGGCAGGACCCCCTCAACCCTCAAGTACCTCCAGTCCATCGAGCTCTCTGATAGTGTACTGATCAATGATAAGGTCAGAGAGAAGTGGGAGGGAATATTGAAGGAGGCTAAGGAGGCGATAGGAAAGGATCTTCCCCTCGATAAGCAGGGGGCTGAGATAGTCTATCTCCCGTGGCTCGTGGAGGCTTTACTCACCCCTGAAGTGATAGTTTCCACGATAAAAATCTTGGACATGGTCGGCGAGAACTGGACCATGCCCTCCGAGCCCCTCGGATTCGAACCCCCGATGGGCGTGATCGTAGGGGACAGGGAGTCCGAGAGGAAGGTGTTCAGGAGGATCAACTCCTACATGGCTAAGGTGAGTGGGAAGAAGGCGCTCATATCACATGGTGGGACGCCGTACATGGAAATGAGGTTCGAAATGCCCTTCGTGATGAATGAGAGGCCTTCTTACGATGTGATCCATGTGACCGAGTACCTAGCTGACCTGTACGAGAAGGGGAAGATCAGGATAAGAAGGGAGGAGAACGGAAAGGTGACGTGGCACGATCCTTGCAAGCTGGCTAGGGGAAGTGGTGTGGTAGAGCAGCCTAGGATATTGGTCAAGGCGTCCACCTCGAACTACGAGGACCTGCCCCGTGGCACGGGAATGTACTCACACTGCTGTGGAGGTGGCACGGGCATCGCCCTCATAACTTGCGATGGTAGGAAGCTGGTGGAAGAGTTCACAGGGGAGAAGATAAAACCGGCTGAATGGGAGGAGAGATTCTGTCCTCCACTTGAGGAGGACTACAAGAAGGCCATAAAGCAGAAGGTAGACGAGATCTCCGAGATAAACGCCAACATCGTGGTTACCGGGTGCTCGACCTGCATATACAACATAAACAAGGGAGCGACCCTTTACGACAGGGACTTCCAGGCCGTTCACATCGTTCAGTACCTCCTAGATAAAATCGAGGTGACCTGACCCCCCTCCCCCCATTTTTAGTGATCTGTATGGATCTGAAGGGCTTGGCAAGGTTCTTGGGAGGTCTGGTAGGTCAAGTGAACGAGCTGGAAGAATCGGTGAAGCAGGCCCTCATGAGGAGGCTGGAGGTTGATAAGCTCCTCCTCTACAACATGCCAGATGCCGAGAGAGAGGACGTCAACGAATTGGAGGAGGAGGTCAAGAGGGCTTTAGGTGGAGATTCGCTGGAAGAAGCTATAAGAAATGCCTTTAGTGCGGAGAAGAGGCGCAGGATCAGAATGGGCGGGAGGAGGTTAGCGGTCATTTTCTCGGGTAACGAATTTGAGGGCGACAGGTCGATACCCCTGAAGATAATGGAGAGGCTGGAGGTGAGGGGAAATGCCAAGAAATTCGACGCGAGCTCCTATCCTTTAGCCACTATCCAAGAGGTCGTGGAGTTCGATCCTGACGTGGTGGTGATAGTCTCGGTCGAGCGCGGCGAGGGGATGTCGCTCGTGATGGAGCGCATGGAATTGGAGGTCCCAACAGATCGCTTAAAAGCTAGTGATATGATTGCCCCTCCCCTGTTGGGAGTCAACGATCCCGAGTCCCTCGCCTCCGCTCTCATCGCTATGATGGGATCTAGGGAGATCTGGAAGGTCGTGTGCTTATCACCTCACGTGGAGGGTGATGGTGTCTCAGAGGTGGGCAGGAAGTGCTCGGAGGATCTGCAGAGGAGTCTGGAGAAGCTAATAAGGGAGCTAGGATTCTAATCTTGGGAATAGGGAACAGGCTCCTCACCGATGAAGGCGTGGGATCCTGCTTCGCCGAGGCTCTATCTACCTTCGATCTCCCCAAGTGGATAGAGGTGGTCGACGGGGGCTTGGGGGGGCTAAATTTGATAGACTACATGGAGGGGAAGGAGATCCTCTTCTTAGTAGATGCCCTCGACCCACGAGATGGAGAACCGGGTGAGGTGAGGCTCTTTAAAGTGAATCCCAAGGCAGTCGAGCCGACTGAAGCGGTTAGAATGCTGGTTGAGGCTGGGAGCCACGGAGTAGTTCCGGAGCTGCTCGTGGCAGCTGCAGATGCCATGGGCTACCTTCCCGAGGAGTCGTATGTGCTCGGAATAGTACCCTGCCTCATCGATCTGGGGGAGGGGATAACCGTACCAGCGGCCCGAGGTTGTTTAAAAGCCCTCCACATACTCAGGGAAACGCTCCTCGGTAGGGATTTCCATCTCCCGGTTGACGATCACCGTTTTAAGGAAAGGTTAAGGGAGATATGTCCTGAGATCAACTGTTGAGGTGATCGCATGCACGAGTGGTCGCTGGCGGATGCCGTCGTCAGATCGCTCTTGGGATTTATGGCCTCGGAGGGACTGAGCTCGATTAAGGAGGTAGAGGTCACCTGGGGGGAGATATTGGAGCTCGATACCGGTATATTCGAGCAGGCCTTCTACGAGTTATCCAAGGGGACTCCGCTGGAGGGAGCGAAACTGGTTCTCATGGAGGAAAAGGCGTACTTCAGGTGCAACTCCTGCGGTGCGGAGTGGGACTTCAAGACCGCTGACGAAATACTCTCGAGGGAGTTCGAGATATTGGAGGAACCGGCAGGTGTGAAGGAAAGCCCGCTTCACTTTCTTCCGGATCTGGCTAGGACTCTTCTAAAGTGCCCCAAGTGCGGCAGCAGGGATTTCGACCTGATCAGCGGCAAGGACCTTAGGGTGTCCAAGGTGGTGGCATGATGCGGATCCCCGATGTACTACAGGACGAGGCCCTTAGGAGGGTCTCAAGGGCGAAGAGGCTTCTCATGGTGGCCTCAGGAAAAGGAGGCGTTGGTAAGAGCCTTATATCCATGGCACTCGCCTCCACTCTGTCGGAGATGGGGAGGAAGGTGGGCCTGCTGGATTTGGACGTGCACGGGCCCTCGATTCCCCAAATATTCCGATCCGAGCTCCTCATTAAGGCGACGAGGCATGGGCTCGAGCCCCTGAGGATAGATGGACTCGAGCTCATGTCACTGGGCTACATAGTTGGGGACTCTCCCGTCCCGCTCAGGGGCGAGGACAAGATGTCTCTCCTGAAGATGATGATAGCCCTGACCAATTGGAGCCCCCTGGACTATTTAGTGGTCGATCTACCTCCGGGAACCGGGGATGAAATGACACTGGCGATCAGAGCCCTCAAGAAGCATCCTAGGTCTGGCACGGTCCTCATCACGCTTCCCTCGAGGCTCTCGCTCTCCGTCGTCAAACGGGCTCTGGACCTGCTGAGGGACGAGGGCGTGAGGGTCTTGGGGATAATAGAAAATATGGCCTACATCAGATGCGGTGAGGACGTTGTGAGGCCCTTCGGTTCCTTAGACTACTCCTCACTCGGTACTGAGGTGTTGGGAAGTCTCCCCTTGGATCCAGCTGTTGAGGAAGCGCTTGCCTCAGGAAGACCACTGCACAAGGCCTCTAGGGAGGTAATGGAGTCCATCTCGGCTATAGCCTCGAAGATAGAGGTGATGATGTGATGTGCTTGGGAATACCGGGGAAGGTGGTTGAGATCAGGGAGAGGACCGCCATAGTGGACTTCGGCGGGGTGCTCAGGGAGGTAGACGCGACTCTAGAGGAGGTGAATCCGGGAGACTATGTGATAGTCCACGTGGGAGTGATAATCTCGAGGATGGATCCCGAAACGGCTAGGGAGACGATAGAAGCTTGGGAAGAGATGATAAAGGCGCTAGAGGGATCCCAGTGACGGAAGAGGTCAGGCTAGCCCACGGATCCGGTGGTAAAGAGACGCAGGGGCTCCTGAACGAGGTGATCCTCTCTTTATTGGGGGAGGATATGAAGAAGGTGAAAGGAGGCGTCGGCACCGACGAGCTGGATGACGGAGCCGCGATACCCATCCCGGGCGGATACGCAGTCATCACGGTAGATTCCTACACCGTGAAACCATACTTCTTCCCGGGAGGCGATATAGGTGAGTTGGCTGCCTCGGGCACGATAAACGATCTGCTGATGATGGGCGCCAAGCCCTTGGCGATACTCGACTCGATAGTCGTTGAGGAGGGATTCCCCCTAGAAGATTTGAGGAGGATAACGGGGAGCATGGTGGACACGCTTAAGCGAGTCGGCGTCAAGCTCGTGGGCGGTGATTTGAAGGTAATCCCCAAGGGTGGACTCGACGGTATAGTGATCACAACTGCTGGTCTCGGTTTAGCCGAGAGGATAATAGTGGACTCCAATCTCAAGCCGGGGGACAAGATCATAGTCAGCGGTACGGTAGGAGATCATGGCGCCGCTATACTAGCGGCTCAGGAGGGTCTGGAGGTGGAGGGAGGGATAGAGAGTGATGTGGCACCCCTGCACGATCTCATGATGCCCCTTATAGAGGAATACGGCCCCGCCATACACGCCGCCCAAGATCCCACCAGAGGGGGATTGGCTCAGGCCCTCAATGAATGGGCATCCAAAACCGGCTACCTGATCACAGTGGAGGAGGATAAAATACCGGTGAGGGAGAAGGTGAGAGCCTTCACAGAAATGCTCGGTGTGGATCCTCTTACCTTAGCGTGCGAGGGGAAGGCCGTCTTGG of Thermoproteota archaeon contains these proteins:
- a CDS encoding HypC/HybG/HupF family hydrogenase formation chaperone, whose translation is MCLGIPGKVVEIRERTAIVDFGGVLREVDATLEEVNPGDYVIVHVGVIISRMDPETARETIEAWEEMIKALEGSQ
- a CDS encoding hydrogenase/urease maturation nickel metallochaperone HypA; the protein is MHEWSLADAVVRSLLGFMASEGLSSIKEVEVTWGEILELDTGIFEQAFYELSKGTPLEGAKLVLMEEKAYFRCNSCGAEWDFKTADEILSREFEILEEPAGVKESPLHFLPDLARTLLKCPKCGSRDFDLISGKDLRVSKVVA
- a CDS encoding (Fe-S)-binding protein; amino-acid sequence: MIEGIEKAIDTVLSDLDSVTLHFLESCVSCGICAPFCPYTIAGPIYEPADKAEEMRYIYRKKMTIAGKVLGPLVGAKYPKDEKDLDRMINMAYRCVNCRYCYQTCAFGIYSGKLVIMLRRILDKVGRTPSTLKYLQSIELSDSVLINDKVREKWEGILKEAKEAIGKDLPLDKQGAEIVYLPWLVEALLTPEVIVSTIKILDMVGENWTMPSEPLGFEPPMGVIVGDRESERKVFRRINSYMAKVSGKKALISHGGTPYMEMRFEMPFVMNERPSYDVIHVTEYLADLYEKGKIRIRREENGKVTWHDPCKLARGSGVVEQPRILVKASTSNYEDLPRGTGMYSHCCGGGTGIALITCDGRKLVEEFTGEKIKPAEWEERFCPPLEEDYKKAIKQKVDEISEINANIVVTGCSTCIYNINKGATLYDRDFQAVHIVQYLLDKIEVT
- the hypE gene encoding hydrogenase expression/formation protein HypE, with translation MTEEVRLAHGSGGKETQGLLNEVILSLLGEDMKKVKGGVGTDELDDGAAIPIPGGYAVITVDSYTVKPYFFPGGDIGELAASGTINDLLMMGAKPLAILDSIVVEEGFPLEDLRRITGSMVDTLKRVGVKLVGGDLKVIPKGGLDGIVITTAGLGLAERIIVDSNLKPGDKIIVSGTVGDHGAAILAAQEGLEVEGGIESDVAPLHDLMMPLIEEYGPAIHAAQDPTRGGLAQALNEWASKTGYLITVEEDKIPVREKVRAFTEMLGVDPLTLACEGKAVLGVSGDEAEDILSMVRDLSFEEASIIGEVRESERYGGMVVIKAITGGLRILEPPSGVIVPRIC
- a CDS encoding P-loop NTPase; translated protein: MMRIPDVLQDEALRRVSRAKRLLMVASGKGGVGKSLISMALASTLSEMGRKVGLLDLDVHGPSIPQIFRSELLIKATRHGLEPLRIDGLELMSLGYIVGDSPVPLRGEDKMSLLKMMIALTNWSPLDYLVVDLPPGTGDEMTLAIRALKKHPRSGTVLITLPSRLSLSVVKRALDLLRDEGVRVLGIIENMAYIRCGEDVVRPFGSLDYSSLGTEVLGSLPLDPAVEEALASGRPLHKASREVMESISAIASKIEVMM
- a CDS encoding hydrogenase maturation protease; protein product: MLGGSAEESGEANKGARILILGIGNRLLTDEGVGSCFAEALSTFDLPKWIEVVDGGLGGLNLIDYMEGKEILFLVDALDPRDGEPGEVRLFKVNPKAVEPTEAVRMLVEAGSHGVVPELLVAAADAMGYLPEESYVLGIVPCLIDLGEGITVPAARGCLKALHILRETLLGRDFHLPVDDHRFKERLREICPEINC